A single Gigantopelta aegis isolate Gae_Host unplaced genomic scaffold, Gae_host_genome ctg6303_pilon_pilon:::debris, whole genome shotgun sequence DNA region contains:
- the LOC121366586 gene encoding LOW QUALITY PROTEIN: hemocyanin 2-like (The sequence of the model RefSeq protein was modified relative to this genomic sequence to represent the inferred CDS: substituted 1 base at 1 genomic stop codon) produces DAVQGLGNLVRKNVDELTASEILALQIALDRLEEDDGESGYQKIASYHGAPAQCTGKNGQPQACCVHGMPTFPQWHRLYMVQMERALQQKGSTIGIPFWDWTQPLKSLPSLVDDPIFINPRGGKAKSNAWHNAAVKHANTHTARAVDDRLFEKVSAGENTHLFEVVLDALEEDDYCDFEPQFEIAHNTIHYLTGGRYKYSMSSLEYTSYDPIFFLHHSNVDRLLVIWQELQKLRNKPSDHSNCALNRFSEKMEPFSRDSNPIAVTKQNAAAKDTFDYSKFGYSYSDLHLNGRTIVELKALLDERSASERFYASFRLHGLGTSANVAVHVCHPASDSKSGDHCKFAGDFFALGGPSEMPWKFRRPYKFDVTKTLHSFGLDHSEPFYVKAFLSSVNGTALEASLLPKPSLYHKLASGQHDPTPRKADASKVVVRKNINRLTSEETYELRRAMERLQEDKSVDGYQAIAEYHGLPARCPFPDAKNRMACCIHGMPTFPHWHRLFMTQIEDALIRRGSPIGIPYWDWVRPQSALPSLAAEANYEDPKEKKDKHNPFYSAAVAFEGGTTSRSIDSRLFEAPKFGDHTYLFDGMLLALEQDDFCDFEIQFEIIHNAIHAWVGGSEQYAMSTLHYTAFDPIFYLHHSNVDRLWAIWQALQIKRGKPYKAHCAKSYTHQPLKPFAFESPLNNNEKTKRNAVPTNIYDYENVLGYTYDSLEFGGMSIDELDHYIEAQKRTDXTFAGFILAGIKTSANVQVFIKKEGRDAYEVGTFAVLGGSKEMEWAFDRQYWMDITDGLEALKLSHNDHFHIEHAITCVSGEKLDSSLIPAASVMFKPALTHSDEKHEHTIVRKNVNHLTREETFELRKALVKLQKDESAGGFEQIGAFHGEPKWCPRPNAEKKFACCVHGMATFPHWHRLITVQFENALRNHDYNGALPYWDWTIPHTALPALACNKTYVHPDSGETVPNPWEHGHISLVGADTTRDVQSDLFEKPSFGEYSPVAQQVLLALEQDDFCTFEVHYEIAHNLIHALVGGSGQYSMASLRYTAFDPIFYLHHSNVDRIWAIWQALQKYRGKAYNSANCALTEMRKPMQPFGLDSSVNPDAKTRDHAVPLNAFNYKSAFGYEYDNLEFNGLSIPQLARELDRRRSKDRLFAGFLLHGIKKSALVNFYVCKDSNCDNLVGNFYILGSENEMPWNYDRLYKYEITEALHKLGLRHTDRISIRYDIIDLTGENLGSKEFGTASVLREPGS; encoded by the exons GACGCTGTACAAGGATTAG GAAATTTGGTAAGGAAGAATGTTGATGAGCTAACGGCATCTGAAATACTCGCCTTGCAAATCGCCCTGGACAGACTGGAGGAAGATGACGGCGAGAGTGGATACCAGAAAATAGCCAGCTACCACGGCGCTCCAGCCCAGTGCACCGGCAAGAACGGCCAACCCCAGGCTTGCTGCGTCCACGGAATGCCCACTTTCCCTCAATGGCACCGTCTCTACATGGTGCAGATGGAAAGGGCGCTCCAGCAGAAGGGATCCACAATCGGAATCCCCTTCTGGGATTGGACACAGCCGCTCAAGAGTCTACCCAGCCTGGTGGATGATCCCATCTTCATCAACCCTCGGGGTGGCAAGGCCAAATCGAACGCGTGGCACAACGCGGCAGTGAAACACGCCAACACACACACCGCTCGGGCCGTCGATGACCGTCTGTTTGAGAAGGTGTCAGCGGGAGAGAACACCCACCTCTTTGAGGTGGTCCTGGACGCTCTGGAGGAAGACGACTACTGTGACTTTGAGCCTCAGTTTGAGATTGCGCACAACACCATCCACTACTTGACCGGCGGTAGATACAA GTATTCCATGTCGAGCCTGGAATACACGTCATACGATCCCATCTTCTTCCTGCACCACTCCAACGTAGACCGTCTCCTGGTGATCTGGCAGGAACTGCAGAAGCTGAGAAACAAACCTTCCGATCATTCCAACTGTGCCCTGAACAGGTTCAGCGAAAAGATGGAACCCTTCAGCCGGGACAGCAACCCCATCGCCGTCACCAAGCAGAACGCCGCTGCCAAGGATACGTTTGACTACAGCAAATTCGGCTACAG TTACTCCGACCTTCACCTTAACGGTAGGACGATCGTAGAACTGAAAGCACTCTTGGACGAGCGTAGTGCCTCAGAGCGATTCTACGCCAGCTTCCGCCTACACGGCCTCGGCACGTCAGCTAACGTCGCCGTCCACGTGTGCCACCCTGCCAGCGACAGCAAATCGGGCGACCACTGCAAGTTCGCCGGAGACTTCTTTGCCCTCGGTGGTCCCAGTGAGATGCCATGGAAATTCCGTCGACCGTATAAATTCGACGTCACCAAGACGCTGCATAGCTTTGGCTTGGATCATAGCGAACCTTTCTACGTCAAAGCCTTCCTGTCATCCGTTAACGGAACCGCTCTGGAAGCGTCTCTGCTGCCGAAACCAAGTCTTTACCACAAGCTAGCCAGTGGACAACATGATC CAACTCCACGTAAAGCTGATGCTTCCAAAGTAGTGGTGAGGAAAAACATCAACCGTCTGACTTCCGAGGAGACGTATGAGCTTCGTCGTGCCATGGAACGTCTTCAAGAAGACAAGTCGGTCGACGGATACCAGGCCATCGCCGAGTACCACGGTCTGCCAGCACGATGCCCATTCCCAGACGCCAAGAACAGGATGGCCTGTTGCATACATGGAATGCCCACCTTCCCACATTGGCACAGACTGTTCATGACacag ATTGAAGATGCTCTCATTCGTCGTGGATCACCTATTGGTATACCATACTGGGATTGGGTACGTCCACAATCAGCACTGCCGTCTCTAGCAGCCGAAGCTAACTATGAAGatccaaaagaaaagaaagacaaacacAACCCATTCTACAGCGCTGCCGTGGCTTTCGAGGGCGGCACCACGTCACGCTCCATCGACTCGAGGCTCTTCGAAGCTCCCAAATTCGGCGACCACACCTACCTGTTCGACGGAATGCTGTTGGCCTTAGAACAAGACGACTTCTGCGATTTCGAAATCCAGTTCGAGATCATACACAACGCTATCCACGCGTGGGTGGGCGGTAGCGAACAGTATGCCATGTCTACTCTCCACTACACAGCATTCGACCCGATCTTCTACCTGCACCACTCGAACGTGGATCGTCTGTGGGCCATCTGGCAAGCGCTGCAGATCAAACGGGGCAAGCCGTACAAGGCTCACTGCGCCAAGTCCTACACCCACCAGCCTCTGAAGCCTTTTGCTTTCGAGTCGCCACTGAACAACAACGAAAAGACGAAGAGGAACGCTGTGCCCACCAACATCTACGACTACGAAAATGTGCTCGGATACACGTACGACTCGCTCGAGTTTGGCGGGATGAGCATTGACGAGTTGGACCACTACATCGAGGCCCAGAAGAGGACAGACTGAACATTTGCAGGCTTCATTCTCGCTGGGATCAAGACCTCGGCTAACGTCCAGGTGTTCATTAAGAAAGAAGGACGCGATGCGTACGAAGTTGGGACGTTTGCAGTTCTCGGAGGATCAAAGGAGATGGAGTGGGCATTCGACAGACAATACTG GATGGACATCACGGATGGTCTGGAGGCACTTAAACTTAGCCACAATGACCACTTCCATATTGAACACGCCATAACATGCGTCAGTGGTGAAAAACTGGATAGCAGCCTTATTCCTGCAGCAAGTGTTATGTTCAAACCAGCATTAA cTCACTCTGACGAAAAGCACGAACACACCATTGTCAGAAAGAACGTGAACCATCTTACGCGAGAAGAAACCTTTGAACTAAGAAAGGCTCTGGTGAAACTCCAGAAGGACGAATCAGCAGGTGGATTTGAACAGATCGGCGCCTTCCACGGAGAACCCAAGTGGTGTCCCAGACCAAATGCCGAAAAGAAGTTCGCATGCTGCGTGCACGGAATGGCCACTTTCCCTCACTGGCACAGACTTATCACTGTTCAGTTTGAGAATGCTCTGAGAAACCATGACTACAATGGAGCCCTGCCCTACTGGGACTGGACCATACCACACACAGCTCTGCCAGCTCTTGCCTGTAACAAGACCTATGTCCATCCTGACAGCGGCGAAACCGTCCCTAACCCATGGGAGCACGGACACATTAGCCTTGTTGGTGCAGATACAACACGAGACGTTCAAAGCGATCTCTTTGAAAAGCCATCCTTTGGCGAGTATTCTCCGGTCGCCCAACAGGTCCTTCTAGCACTGGAACAAGACGATTTCTGTACCTTTGAAGTGCACTATGAAATTGCTCACAACCTTATACACGCTTTGGTTGGCGGTTCTGGGCAATATTCCATGGCTTCACTCAGGTACACTGCATTTGATCCCATCTTTTACCTCCACCACTCTAACGTCGACAGAATATGGGCCATCTGGCAGGCACTGCAGAAATACCGAGGTAAAGCCTACAACTCGGCGAACTGTGCTTTGACCGAAATGAGGAAGCCTATGCAACCATTTGGACTGGACAGTTCTGTCAACCCTGACGCGAAGACCCGAGACCACGCCGTACCTCTTAATGCCTTTAACTACAAGAGTGCGTTTGGTTATGAATACGACAATCTCGAGTTTAATGGCTTGTCCATCCCACAGTTGGCAAGGGAATTGGACAGAAGGAGGTCAAAGGACAGGCTGTTTGCTGGATTCCTTCTACATGGTATAAAGAAGTCTGCTCTCGTTAACTTCTACGTCTGCAAGGACAGCAACTGTGACAACTTAGTTGGCAATTTCTACATTCTGGGCAGTGAGAATGAGATGCCTTGGAATTACGATCGACTCTACAAATATGAGATCACAGAGGCTTTACACAAGCTGGGCCTGCGTCACACAGATCGAATCTCTATACGCTATGATATCATAGATCTCACTGGAGAGAATCTTGGCTCTAAGGAGTTTGGAACAGCATCCGTTTTACGAGAACCTGGAAGTG